TCGACTTCGATCGCCGCTTCGGCATCCGCACGCACGGAACCGCGGTGCGGAAAGAACCGGTCGAGCTCGCGCCCGACCATCAGCGACACCAGCATGTCGCGGGTCAGTTCGTCGGCCGGGCGGGTCGCGACGTGGCTGCCGTCCTTCATGACGCTGATCGTGTCGCAGAAGCGAAAGATCTCATCGAGCCGGTGGCTGATGTAGAAGACGAGCTTTCCGTCCCGCTTGAGCGACAGGATCAGCCGCTCGAGCTTCTCGATTTCAGGCCCGTTCAGTGCCGCGGTCGGTTCGTCGAAGATGAAGACCCGCGCGGCGACCGCCACGCCCTTGGCGATCTCCACCATCTGCTGCTGCGCGATGGTGAGGTCGCCGCAGGGGATGTCCGGGTCGAGTTCGACGTCGAGCAGCCGGAACGCGCTTCCGGCGTCGCGCCGCATGGCCGCCCGGTCCACCATTCCCATCCGCCGCGGCTCCCGTCCGAGAAAGAGATTCTCCGCGACCGTCAGGTTCGGCAGCAGCGTCAGTTCCTGGTAGACCGTCGAGACGCCCGCGCGATGGGCCTCGCGGGGGCCGGCGATGACGACCGGCTTCCCGTCCAGATAGATCGTGCCGGACGACGGCTGATGCACGCCGGCAAGAAGGTTCATGAGAGTGGACTTGCCGGCGCCGTTCTCGCCGGTCACCGCATGCACGGATCCGGCGCGCCCGACGAGTGAGACGTCCCTGAGGGCGACGTGCGCGCCGAAGCGCTTCGTGACGTTTTCGAACCGGACCATCTCGCTCCCGGCCGGCATGCCGGGAGCGTGGCCGTTCGACGATCCTGCTTCGGCCATCGCCCCGCCTCGATGTCTCGCTGCCGACGACCGCTCAGCGCTTGAAACGCTTCTGCAGCTCTTCCTCGGGCAGCGTCGACGGCACCCAGTACGCGTCGTTCAGATCGGGACGATAGTAGGCGTCGATGTCCTCGTTGGTCATCGGCTCGGGCGCGGAGAAGTAGGTCTTGTGCAGCGACTTGCCTTCGAGCAGCGCGACGGCCGCGCGGACCACCGCCACCCCGAGACCGGGCGTGAACACCGGCGACACCGCCTCCACGCCGGATTCCTTCCAGGTCTTCAGGAAGCCGTTGTTGCCTTCGCCGGTCATGGGGACGAGCGGCTTGCCGACCGAGGTGAAGACGTCGATGCAGGCGCGGGTCATCTCGGCGCCGGAGAACCAGATGCCGTCGACCGGCTGTCCGGAGAGGACGAGGTTCTCGCAGAGCTGCTTCGACTTCGCATAGTTCCAGTCGCCATAGACCTCGGCGC
The nucleotide sequence above comes from Aquibium microcysteis. Encoded proteins:
- a CDS encoding sugar ABC transporter ATP-binding protein, which codes for MAEAGSSNGHAPGMPAGSEMVRFENVTKRFGAHVALRDVSLVGRAGSVHAVTGENGAGKSTLMNLLAGVHQPSSGTIYLDGKPVVIAGPREAHRAGVSTVYQELTLLPNLTVAENLFLGREPRRMGMVDRAAMRRDAGSAFRLLDVELDPDIPCGDLTIAQQQMVEIAKGVAVAARVFIFDEPTAALNGPEIEKLERLILSLKRDGKLVFYISHRLDEIFRFCDTISVMKDGSHVATRPADELTRDMLVSLMVGRELDRFFPHRGSVRADAEAAIEVDSLVPVAGAPAVSFTLRRGEILGLTGLEGQGQREIIRAVAGQVAPVSGEVSRHAGGGGSRPLLPSPVAAARAGVGFVPEDRKSEGLFLPLGIDRNVGVGMLRLSSVWSRARIDRERLAGLLESMKVRATGPQQEVQALSGGNQQKVLIGRWLAAGVDILLVEEPTRGVDVGAKSEIYTLLRAFADDGGAVLMTSSELSEHIGLCDRILVVREGRLVADMPGAAATEETIMSSALTGLPFQAHAGGAS